In Acidimicrobiia bacterium, the following proteins share a genomic window:
- a CDS encoding sigma-70 family RNA polymerase sigma factor, whose protein sequence is MQYAEVESGDEEHLIALAQEGDRDAFQELVRRHQHGVFTLATRLVNDPELAADVAQDAFIRAWRGLPEFRGDAAFKTWIHRITVNAAWTLKKRLGRHTATSLDDAPPIADISLSGDLERAGENLELRERLRRALNQLTRPQRTVVVLKDVYGWSHGEIAEALGITVTAAKVRLHRAHHQLRDHLGGER, encoded by the coding sequence ATGCAGTATGCCGAAGTCGAATCTGGTGATGAAGAGCATCTGATCGCCCTGGCGCAAGAAGGCGACAGAGATGCGTTTCAAGAGCTGGTACGACGACACCAACACGGAGTGTTCACTTTGGCAACCCGACTGGTCAATGATCCGGAACTGGCGGCCGACGTCGCCCAGGATGCGTTCATTCGCGCCTGGCGCGGGTTGCCGGAGTTTCGCGGCGACGCGGCGTTCAAGACGTGGATTCATCGGATCACCGTGAATGCGGCGTGGACGCTGAAGAAACGTCTCGGACGGCACACGGCGACCTCGCTCGACGACGCGCCTCCCATTGCCGACATATCCCTGTCCGGTGATCTCGAACGAGCCGGAGAGAACCTCGAACTGAGGGAACGACTCCGGCGCGCCCTCAATCAGTTGACCCGGCCTCAGCGGACCGTGGTGGTACTCAAAGACGTCTACGGTTGGTCGCACGGTGAGATCGCTGAAGCGCTGGGGATCACCGTTACCGCAGCCAAGGTCAGATTGCATCGTGCTCATCACCAACTCCGTGATCACCTGGGGGGAGAACGATGA
- a CDS encoding MaoC family dehydratase produces the protein MSIEDLQGRSYERTFRADRSNVAAFIDATGDDPHRWEGTAPPSFAGAALFAVAPAFLYDPDVGNFSRVLIHADQTFRWRAPWELDSDYIVTGSVDRVRMRGGSAWVTFGAVVTFDDDTTLESLSTFIMSDRRTDSGSDDRNEPAPMEKAAELRPEFSQKDGALPATVRSASRSDLIRYAAASRDFNPLHWDHDTARNAGLPGVVVHGLLMVSWMLQTAAELAPLNDRQPIREAKFRFRNPLLPGQPAAITGGVDLDRTVSLELSSDSGPLVTGSVTIGR, from the coding sequence ATGAGCATCGAGGATCTCCAGGGTCGCTCCTACGAGCGGACCTTTCGAGCCGATCGGTCGAATGTGGCCGCTTTCATCGACGCCACCGGGGACGATCCGCACCGTTGGGAAGGCACCGCGCCTCCGTCGTTTGCCGGGGCGGCCCTGTTTGCCGTCGCTCCGGCGTTTCTCTACGACCCGGACGTGGGCAACTTCTCGCGAGTGCTGATTCACGCCGATCAGACATTCAGATGGCGGGCGCCGTGGGAACTCGACTCCGATTACATCGTCACCGGGTCGGTCGATCGTGTCCGGATGAGAGGGGGGTCGGCCTGGGTCACCTTCGGCGCGGTCGTCACTTTCGACGACGACACGACGCTTGAATCTCTGTCCACGTTCATAATGTCCGACCGGCGAACCGATTCAGGTTCGGATGACCGCAATGAGCCGGCGCCGATGGAAAAGGCAGCGGAGTTGCGCCCTGAGTTCAGCCAGAAAGACGGTGCCCTGCCCGCCACGGTCAGATCTGCGAGCCGGAGCGACCTCATTCGTTATGCGGCGGCGAGTCGCGATTTCAACCCGCTGCACTGGGACCACGACACCGCCAGAAACGCAGGCCTGCCGGGTGTCGTCGTTCACGGATTGCTCATGGTGTCGTGGATGCTGCAAACGGCCGCCGAGCTCGCTCCTCTCAACGACCGCCAACCGATCCGCGAAGCCAAGTTCAGATTCCGAAATCCTCTACTGCCGGGCCAGCCCGCCGCGATCACCGGCGGCGTCGATTTGGACCGAACCGTGAGCCTCGAACTCTCGTCGGATTCGGGGCCGCTGGTTACCGGTTCGGTAACGATTGGCCGGTAA